One genomic segment of Halomarina pelagica includes these proteins:
- a CDS encoding phosphonate C-P lyase system protein PhnL — MTLLEIEDLRKTFEMHVVGGKRVVGLDGVSLDVRDGEFLAVVGESGSGKSSLLKCLYRTYRPSGGSVRFESRDGTVDLATCSGRRMLALRGAEIGYASQFLDEIPRVPAVDVVARPLVERGVARAAARDVAEDLLSALDLPTELHGAYPATFSGGERQRVNLARAVAPRPRLLLLDEPTSALDPGTKAAAIDLLDRYLTDETTVVGVFHDRDAVARVADRVAVLEDARLRRVVDVETYLAAATPDAEEADSGVRP; from the coding sequence ATGACGCTCCTCGAGATCGAAGACCTACGGAAGACGTTCGAGATGCACGTCGTCGGGGGGAAGCGCGTCGTCGGCCTCGACGGCGTCTCCCTCGACGTCCGCGACGGCGAGTTCCTCGCCGTCGTCGGCGAGTCCGGCAGCGGGAAGTCCTCGCTGCTGAAGTGCCTGTACCGCACCTACCGGCCGTCGGGCGGGAGCGTCCGCTTCGAGAGCCGCGACGGGACGGTCGACCTTGCGACGTGTTCGGGGCGACGGATGCTGGCGCTCCGTGGGGCCGAGATCGGCTACGCCTCCCAGTTCCTCGACGAGATCCCCCGCGTCCCCGCGGTGGACGTCGTGGCCCGACCGCTGGTCGAGCGTGGCGTGGCGCGCGCCGCCGCGCGCGACGTCGCCGAGGACCTCCTGTCCGCCCTCGACCTCCCCACCGAACTCCACGGGGCGTATCCGGCGACGTTCAGCGGCGGCGAGCGCCAACGGGTGAACCTCGCCCGCGCCGTCGCCCCCCGGCCGCGGCTCCTCCTCCTCGACGAGCCGACGAGCGCGCTCGACCCCGGGACGAAGGCGGCGGCGATCGACCTCCTCGACCGGTATCTCACCGACGAGACGACGGTCGTCGGGGTGTTTCACGACCGCGACGCGGTGGCGCGCGTCGCAGACCGCGTCGCCGTCCTCGAAGACGCTCGCCTGCGGCGCGTCGTCGACGTGGAGACCTACCTCGCGGCGGCGACGCCGGACGCCGAGGAGGCCGACTCGGGGGTGCGGCCGTGA
- a CDS encoding ATP-binding cassette domain-containing protein: MSLLDAEGVTRFYGDGDPCGRCVERTGPDRGRNRCPCGTVVGCAEVSLSVDRGEVLGVVGESGSGKSSLAEMLALDLPATAGRVDFAAYDGNLLEANYEERVDLRSGHVGMVHQHVRDGLTLEFTGGGNVAEALLAAGWRNFEEIRARVRDLFEETEVPLDRMDDPTDTYSGGMQRRVQIARAIANDPELIVLDEPTTGLDVSVQARVLDAFRRIQREQDVATVVVSHDLGVVRLLADRTVVMRHGRVVESGLTDRVMEDPQHEYTQTLINSVI, encoded by the coding sequence GTGAGTCTGCTCGACGCCGAGGGCGTCACGCGGTTCTACGGCGACGGCGACCCCTGCGGTCGGTGCGTCGAACGGACCGGTCCCGACAGGGGGCGGAACCGCTGTCCGTGCGGAACGGTCGTCGGGTGTGCGGAGGTGAGCCTCTCGGTCGATCGCGGGGAGGTCCTCGGCGTGGTCGGCGAGTCGGGTTCGGGCAAGTCCAGCCTCGCGGAGATGCTGGCGCTCGACCTCCCGGCGACCGCGGGCCGCGTCGACTTCGCCGCCTACGACGGGAACCTCCTGGAGGCGAACTACGAGGAGCGCGTCGACCTGCGGAGCGGACACGTCGGCATGGTCCACCAGCACGTCCGCGACGGCCTGACGCTCGAGTTCACCGGCGGGGGGAACGTCGCGGAGGCGCTCCTCGCGGCGGGATGGCGGAACTTCGAGGAGATTCGCGCCCGCGTGCGCGACCTCTTCGAGGAGACGGAGGTCCCGCTCGACCGCATGGACGACCCGACCGACACGTACAGCGGCGGCATGCAGCGGCGCGTCCAGATCGCCAGGGCCATCGCGAACGACCCGGAACTGATCGTCCTCGACGAACCGACGACCGGCCTCGACGTGAGCGTGCAGGCCCGCGTGCTCGACGCGTTCCGGCGCATCCAGCGCGAACAGGACGTGGCGACCGTCGTCGTCTCGCACGACCTCGGCGTCGTGCGACTCCTCGCCGACCGGACCGTCGTCATGCGACACGGACGCGTCGTCGAGTCGGGCCTCACCGACCGCGTCATGGAGGACCCGCAGCACGAGTACACCCAGACCCTGATCAACTCAGTCATATGA